GGAGGGCCGACCGGTCGCGCTGGTGAACCTGGGTGAGAGCCGCGGAGACCCGCACGCGACGCTCAACGTCCAGGCGCGCGCGGGAGAGCTCCTGCCGCGCGTGGCCGAGGCCCTCGGCGTGTTGACACACCCCTGATCGTGCCCGACGTTTCCGGGGATGACGGTCCAGCCGCAGAGAGACGTCAAGCAGGTGCTGCGCGAGCATGGGATCCACCCGACCTCGCAGCGGGTGGCGGTGGCGGAGTACGTGCTCGACACCACCGAGCACCCCTCGGCCGACCTCGTCTGGGCGCGCGTCAAGGACCGCCTGCCGGTGATCTCGCGCGCCACCGTCTACAACACGCTGAACCTCTTCGTCGAGAAGGGGCTCGTGCGGACCTACTCGCTCACCGAGGGCGCGCAGGTCTTCGACCCCAAGACGGAGCCGCATCATCACTTCGTCGACGAGGCGACGGGCGAGATTCACGACGTCCCGTGGGACGCCCTGAGCGTCGTGGGCGTCGCCGACCTCGAAGGGCTCGAGGTCAGCGACTTTCAAGTCGTCCTACGCGGCCGCTCGCGCCCGCCCCGATAGGGGGCGCGCGAAGCAGCCAGCGCGGAGTGACCGGTCGGGCCTACCAGTCGCGGTCGTCGAAGTCGTCCTTGCGCTTGCGACGCTTCCCGCCACCGTTGTGGCGCTTGCGTCCCTGCGGCTTCCCGTCCTGCGAGAACGGGTCGTCGCCCGCCGGGGGAGGCCCGCCGAACGACGGGCCGCCGCCGCGACGCTCCACCGGGGGGTAGCTCCGCTCGCGGGGCGGACCACCGCCACCGGGGCGTCCCCCGAAGCCGCCGCCACCGCCGCCGCCGCCGAAGCCGCCGCCACCGCCGCCACCGCCGTAGCCACCGCCACCGCGCGGACGGTCACCGCCACCGCCACGACGCGGAGGTGGTCCACCGCCGCCGCGACGCTCTTCCGCCTCGTTGACGCGAACGTTGCGGCCATCGACTGCGGCGCCGTCCATGGCACCGATGGCTTCCTTGGCGCTCGACGCGTCCGAGAAGGTCACGAAGCCGAAGCCACGCGAACGACCGGTCTCCCGATCGAGGATCACCTTCGCGTCGACCACCTCTCCAAAGGGCTCGAAGGCGGCCTTCAGGCTCGCATCCGTCGTGGCCCATGCAAGGCCGCCCACGAACAACTTGTTGCTCATCTCTCTCTAGCTCGTTCTCTCGACTCAAAAATGGAGGACACCCCACGTGTCCTCTTCAACGTTCTTGTTCTTCGGCTCTCTGGTTCTCGGGACTCTGGACGACCCCTCCTCGCCGGCAGCTCCGCGAGCCGTCTGGACCCTTCGGAGCGCTCTCGCCTCACGCGCCGGGTGAAATCGGTGCGGAGTCTCGGTGAGCGTTTCTGGGTCGTGCGCTCTCGCTCTCGTGCTGGACGCCGAAGGTGAATGGGCCGTCCGTCGCGGCCTCGGGGGTTCGACCTCGAAATTGTAACCCCTGGGAGCCGGGGTCAAGCCCCCGCGGCCATTCCGTGCGTTGGGTCGCAGGCGGGGACATCCGGTAACATGGACCCCGGAGGTGGCTCATGAGGACGACTTGGATTGGATTGTTGACCGCATCGCTCGCGCTGGCCGGCTGCGGAGGCGAGAGCACGACGCTCGAAGACGCGGGCCAGACGGGCATGGATTCGGGGTCGAGCCCGGGCGCGGACGGCGGCGGCGGTGACCCGGACGGCGGCCCCGGCGCGGACGACGGCGGCCCGATCACGGCCGACGACGGCGGCGTCGACCCCGACGACGGCGGCCCGACGGCGCTCGACGGTGGCCCCGGCGGCGGCGGCGACGCCGGCCCGTCTGGCATCGCGTGCGGCGCCGAGGTCTGTGACCCGGCCACCCAGCAGTGCTGCCGAACGCGAGGCGGCGGCGGGATCATGGAGGCGTGCATCGCCTCGGACGCCATGTGCGATGGTGTCCCCGCCACCTGCGACGGCCCCGAAGACTGCGCGAGCGGAGAGGTCTGCTGCCTCAGCGCGGGCGCGGGCGGAGGCAGCGCGATGTGCACAGCTTCCGACGCGTGCGACGGCAGGCGCGCTTGCAACGTGATGGCCGACTGCCCCGCGGGTCAGATGTGCTGCGATGCGTCCGGGTTCGGCTTCATGGGCGGCATCTGCAACATGCGCTGCTTCGCGCCCTGACCGAGTTCCCAGGCCTGGTCTCTCAGGCCTCGGCGCGCGCC
This window of the Sandaracinaceae bacterium genome carries:
- a CDS encoding Fur family transcriptional regulator, which gives rise to MTVQPQRDVKQVLREHGIHPTSQRVAVAEYVLDTTEHPSADLVWARVKDRLPVISRATVYNTLNLFVEKGLVRTYSLTEGAQVFDPKTEPHHHFVDEATGEIHDVPWDALSVVGVADLEGLEVSDFQVVLRGRSRPPR
- a CDS encoding RNA-binding protein, which produces MSNKLFVGGLAWATTDASLKAAFEPFGEVVDAKVILDRETGRSRGFGFVTFSDASSAKEAIGAMDGAAVDGRNVRVNEAEERRGGGGPPPRRGGGGDRPRGGGGYGGGGGGGGFGGGGGGGGFGGRPGGGGPPRERSYPPVERRGGGPSFGGPPPAGDDPFSQDGKPQGRKRHNGGGKRRKRKDDFDDRDW